The nucleotide sequence ATCCTGTAAGTTTGAGTAGCTTCAGAATTCAACACAAAGCAAGTAAACGCGATGATTGATCTTTCCTCGCAGCTCATTGCTCGAACAtgccttttttccttttacttgaTTTTGATAATCTCAGCCTCTTACCTCTTTCTTCCACTTCTGACAGAGTTACAGGTATAGGAGATGGTGCTTGCTAACTTATTGTTGGATTTTAGTATATTATACTTCCGAATGGGTTTAATTTGGAATGCCCTAACACTTGTTTTTTGTTTCTAtgtattcttctttcttcttttacaatgttatcatgattccatttttaaaaatgataaagtGTTAAAAGTCAAAGAGATTATATTGATCTTTTTGCAATCTTTTTTCCCCTAGCAAACCAAGTTTCTTACTGTTCTTATTTAcatacaaaattttcttttatgttggtTTATTTAGCTTTTTTTAGGACTTTAATGCATCAGTAAGTTGAATATGGGGAAGCTTTGCTTTTTTTGTTTTATGATGTgatttggattaaaatcttgcaATCCTAAAATTTTAAGCAAACGAAATCCAGACTTCTTTCAATTCTTTGGAAATTGTGTATATTCAAGGCGCTTGTTCAATGCTGCATCATGAATTCTGAAATGATAAGAGGCCTTTTCCTCTAATTGTTATGTGGTATCTGCCTTAGTTCTTTCTACTATTCGAATAATAGTTTTGTGATCTTTCAAGCTACCATTAGTCTGCTTTTGTAGGTTACAAGCAAACCTCTTAGATTCTTTGGTCCATAAAAGTCAGCTTCTGATCTGTTATCCGAAAACGTAAAATTCTAATGAACAAAAGGATACTCAAATTTATTCCTCATACGCATTTAGTGAAAAGTATAGCTATATTAGTCTTGTCATTTATAAAATTCAAGAATATATAGTAGTTGATGCCTAAGTATGCTCTTCAGACTAAATAACCCAAACCTCATCCTTATGGTGTTCTATCTTTCCCTTGTGCAGATTCTATATCGACAACACTCCCATTAGAGAGGTTATAAGGACACAAGCCATGGGTGGGCAATTCCCCTCGAAGCCTATGTCCCTCTATGCCACCATTTGGGATGGATCAAATTGGGCTACGTTAGGAGGACGCTACAAGGTCAATTACAAATACGCACCCTACGTTGCCGAATTTGCAGATCTTATCCTCCATGGCTGTGCCGTTGATCCCAGTGATCACACTCAGAGCTGCCAGCGGCCAGATGTGTTACTCTATGATGCTATTACAATGTCAACAGTTCAACGGTCTGCAATGGAGAAGTTCCGGAAGAAGTACATGACCTATTCCTACTGCCATGATCGTGTGAGGTACCAGACGTTGCTTCCCGAGTGCAAAATTGGTCCCGAATCTGAGAGCTTTCATTCATCAGGCGAAACAAAGCTCAATAAGCATCGTAATCGTGCTAAGCGCCATCGATGGAGCTCGGCTGGCACCGCCCTTTCGGTCTAACTGGAAATTTCAAATGTCGGGGAGGTAATAATTTTGCTTGTGCCGTATAGCATATTTCTGTGTGAGAGTGGTGGGACTATGTAGATTCTTATTTTTCATGGCACATTTACATGCATTAAGCCAAGTTTCTCATCATTAAACTACTTATTTGTGTCTTCTCATCGTTAAATATTCCTGAAACCTCACACCTAAATCAAGAGTATGGGATGGACACATGGAATGATGATCCAAAGATGGAGGTGGGAGGTTTCTTTGTTCATGTTCTTTTGTTCTGTGCTGGAGGTAGTGGTGTGTAGGGCCATGGCTTTGTAAAAAGAGGAGTGGTTGAGTTTGAGATACTTTTGTGTTTGTGTTGATCATCTTAGGATGCCATTATTAACTTGCCTTTTAGCCTTTTTCTCTTCTGCAAACTGGCAAGATTCTCAAGGTCTTTCATGCAGAAATGTGGGGTCACTCCTGGCAGAAGGGCCAGCATATGAGGAAAAAGATGAACAGCTTGAGCATAATATGCTTCTCTCCTCATCAGCTATATAACTTTAGGCCACAGGGCAAAGAAAATACAGCTTGCAGGACATGGTGGGGTGATCATAATTGCTTTTCATGGAATCTGTGAAAGCTTGCTCAGGTTGTTCATTGATTGATGACAGGACTCACTAGCATTTCAGCATCTTAATCATCAACAGTTACTGATTCAAATTCATGGGAGTCCTGCCATGGCAGACACATCCAAAAACCCCTCCATCATTGGTTTTGTTGCTAAaaataatcatgagtttgatcaaATTGTGAGCTCATTCTTTCAGTTTATGCAGTGTGAGGGGAATTAAGAACCATAACACCCATCTCTAAGGATTATATTCACTCAAAAGCATATCTGGTTTATGATTTCAGTAATGTAGATGGTGACTAGCATTTTTCAACATCATCACAACCTTACTCTGTAAGATGCATGTCATGCATCAGATGCTGCATCAGGTGAAGCCTCCAAAACAGAGTACTTATCACTAATAAATCTGATTACAGAATAGAATCAGCAGTTCGATTCGAATCCGAACTgatcagaaaaaaataaaataaaataaaaactaaatacCCATATAAATAATGTATATGTCCCTTCTAATAGTTTATTAATTGATTAAATGGAtaagtatttaaaaaaaataaaatagatggatTTCAGTTTCAAATTCGAGATTAGCATAAGGAgatgtttattttttaaaaaaataaaaaaaaaaaaataaaaaattcatttGGGTTTAGAAAGATCTGAAAAGTAACATCAACAATATCTCTATATATTTATCTGGATTAGCATAAAAGTGAGTTAAGCAATGAGATTAGCTTAAGGAGATGTTTGTTTCTGTGGATTTGATAGCCATAGTGAGTTAACATGTGAACACAGGGAAAGAGAACCGAGCCGGACCGGTTCGATTGCTCAGGTGAGCGCGCCGCACGAACCGGGCTTTGGTTCATTCGACCCTTTTCTCACGTTTAAAATCCCCCGCCCTAAGTAACTGTGGAAGACAAGGGAGAGAAAGAAGGTTCGAGCGAGACGAGCCGACGAGCGCGCGCGGTGGTCTCTCCCTCCCCACATCTCAAGCTCCAAACTTGCTGCTGAATCGATATTCTTCGGCCCGATTTGGTAATGAGCTCTTCCTCGATTCAATCATCTGGTGTTTGTCTGCAATGgtttcctccccctcctccttcttcttcttcattttttttggATGTTTCAGCATGCGGATGGATGTGCATCGAATGATCCGTAAATTTGACGCTTCACGAACATTGGCCGGTTAAGGGCTTGATGTTAATGCTTCTGATCGTTGTGTGACAAAAAAACTTGGTTTTTAATCTCTTTGGTTTAGATATCTGACCGCTGAGAGAAAGAACATAAATGCAACTGGAACAACAATTCATGGCTTGCAAGTTTCATCCTCCGAGGGCAGTAACCAGTATTATCCAACCTAGATATGTGCAATCACTTATCCTAATACTTTATGACACACTGTCCAAGGAAAAGGGGGAAAGATCTAAGAGTTTTAGGCAATGTCGAAAGCTGTGAGATATAAGGAAAAATGCAGCACTTAATTTGTGACAATGTGGGAGAACGATGGCATCCAACTACATAAAAAAATTTGCTTACAGAAGAACATCATTCGCAAACTTGTTCTTGCCGGTGGCATAACAGGCGAAAAAAAATCGAAGAAAAATATGGACAAATTGTGCATCCAAGGACTAAAGAAAACCAATGAACCTTGGTCGACCTAATTTACACCAAATTTTGTTCCACACCATTAACCAATAATTACATAACTTCTGGACAGTCTCCCGTGCTTTCATCCTACTGGTTTAattaaaaaaagaggaaaagaagaacaaaattatTGTATCAAACTGACAAGCCGAGAGGGCCTTCTTTCCTCAATCCACAACCACAAAGATCCAATGGAACGTATTTTCTCAGCATCCAATCACTTGTCATAACTACATTGCTGGTGGACCACCTTGATAACTTACCGAGTATCTTGGGAGATGGCAAAAGATGAAGCCCATGAAAGAGTTGTCCCGATTCAATTGGAGATCCTGTCTATTGCGAAGATATGCTGCTTTGGATCAGTAAGTCATCCAGCTGACCCATAATCTACAAAACAGAGTAACCGGTTAAAAGGTCCTAAAATGCAAAACCTCTTTCAAATAGAGCACAAAATGCGTAACCAGAATCCAAGTTTATGAAATAAATTTATATGAGAGGCCAATAATACAGATGTTTATgttcatataattaattataaaggtCACCCATTTTCTGTTAATCAAACTCTTAAAAAGGTTGTAATTGCATATAGCCTGCAACAAACTGGAAATGACACGCCTTCATGGTATCTCGAATTAAAATTTGGAGGTGCTTTCAAACCAACAACAGCCGTAAACACACATAGGCATATCTAAAACAACTTGGCCCATACATATGATGAATGTCCAAACACATACATGTGTCGTTAAATTTATAGTTGCATGCTAAATCTATAAATCAATCCATAAACTACTTGGAATTGAATTGTCAGGTCCCTCTGCAGTAAATAGAAACTCTAAAAGCTTAACAATTTCCTCTAACGGTTATTATATCCATTTTCTTCCAGCTGAGAGATATTCTAGCCGCTAATATCAGCAATCCTGCTCCCAACAACACTGGAAAAAGCTACTAAGGCATGATACTCATGCCAGATCACATGAAGCGAACCATATACGGTTTTACAACTCTACAAACAATTAATTGTAGCAATGGCATTACAATTTCTACAAAAAATatgcatagaaatcaagaaaagcaTGCAATGTTCAGGACACAAAGGATATATGCAGCTaataaacatatttgatgatatatgtacatacaaatatatatatacacacatacatatatatataagttaaacaAGGTCTTAACCAGGACCTTGCCTTTTTTTCTTACTGCTAACTTCTTCAGCTAACAATGAAAACCCTCCTTTAGAACGACAGTCCTGCCTGGTTGGCTGCCCTGATCAGTAATGGGCAATGTTTCTTCTAATTAAGTTAAGAGTTGTCCTTGGTTCTCATTGATTAAATGGCAACTTTTGGTCTATTGAAGCTGGAAAGTATTTAACTTCGATTTAATGGCAAATGCATCTAtggtaactatcaaacatgataaACCTATTAATCCACAGTGTGGAGAAAATCTCTGGTTACCTTAATATGAGACCTGCGATATAAACAAATAGGGTACACGGATCAATTAACCACAAGATGATACAAAAATGAGCTAtgtatcaaaacaaatgcaactctgGCATAACGTAACTAATCAAAGAAGCTCCTCAGGCTGCTTATATAGACCAGTAAGAATGTATATCTTCCTCATACTAGAGAAATCAAACTTTACAAACTGAGAATGAGGATATATTTTGTGTATTTTTATCATATATAAGCAGACCAAATGGATCCTTTAATTTCAGTTtaagataataaataaaatgaacATTGTAAGATAGAGCTATGAAGATAACCTTATCAAATATTAAATAATGCACATGAAAGAATTTCAAGTTTTACTTACGAAAATATTCATGAGATCATTTGAAACTTgtggaagcacaatgtccactttGAAATGCCCCATTAATTCCAAAAATATCTTGATTTAGAACATATCCATCGTCACCAGTATAAGTACTAGTATTAGTCAAGTCATTAGTTGGGGACTCAATATCATCCACAGCAAAACGGCTTGGAAGGCAAGTACCTTTACCAACAAAACCAAGACTTCTACATTGTCCTTTTTCAGGAAATTTCCCCAATCGTGTATCGGTGGCTTGAACATTGCAAGAGTTAGGCACAAGACAAGGTGACCCATTAGGCCGACCTATAATAACATCAGGGTGATGCAACTGCCAACTGGTACTGCTACTTGTGCTTGATAAAGCTTCTGGAACCATCGATATAGGAACCGAATAGCCATCTACAGCAGCTAAATTCTCAAAGCCTCCATCTAAGACTTGTCCCATGCTGGATGGCATAATATCTGATTGAGTTGGCAATGGATTGTAATTCACAGTGACAGGCATAATGCTTTTCTCTGTCTGCAGGGTGCTTGATAGCTGAGATGGAACTACCATGGAGTTCTGGTTACTATGAAAAGATTTGGTCCCTGCCTGAAAACTGTTTGATGTTTGAGAAGGGGGTAATATAGAGACTTGATTTAGGAGCCCAGTATCATTCCCTAGTGAAAATCCAGTCAATGATTGTGAGGGAAATATTGATGATCTATGATTTGTAATAAAATGATTATTCCCTGTCTTCAAGCTGGTGGATGATTGAGAAGTAACTACAACAGAATCCTGGATCACCGGAACAACAGTATTCCCCCCTTGATAATTAGTTGAAGACTGAGAGGGGACTACAAAGTCCTGATTTAAAAGCATAGGATTCCCCTGAACCTGAAAGTTGCTTGATGATTTTCTGGGGGTTACCAGGCAAGATGGTTGCATTTTAATTGCACGATTGGAATCTGATATCACTGTTTGTGGCTGTGGCTGCTGCAACATTGTCACCAGCATGTTATTGTTCCGAGTATTCAACCTTCCAAGGTTGCTGGCAGAGCCCACGGCCCCAGGGTCATTTGTGGACCAAACTGGTAAAGAAGATACTGCCTGACCCTTCAGCGAAGGCTGGCCAAATGCTATTCCACATTCAAAAGTAACACAATTAGTTCCTTGCACTGAAGCCTGTTGAGGTACTGGCAGGTTTGTTGTCTGCATAGCAAAGCTATGCGAAGGATGACCTAAGAGCTCATCTTGCAAGGCAGCCAGGGTTTGTGGAGGAATTTGACCTGAGACTGCCAAAGTTTGGAAATCAAGTCGTCCCAACTGACCCACTTTTGCATTTGAAGAAGATCCACATAATGAATTATTAAGTCCAGTGTGGTGTTGAGCCACTCCACTTAATCTCTTTAGGTAAAGTCTGAATTTctgcatattttaaaatttttaaaggtCAGAATTGTTATTGTATATCATCTCAAATTTCACAAGGAATATCACATCACATTTCCTACATAATAAGCAATCAACTAATACTGATACATCGACTATTACTATGTCCTAGGCAAGATCGTATATCTTAGTTAATCAATGCATGCTTTCATGTCTGCCAGTTAGCTCATTTATCAAACTACCATGAAAAAAAGGAACAAATAAGTACATGGCACATGGTTGCTGTCAGAAAGCTGCAACCACAATATGGATGATCTTTCTGAAAAAAGTGTAGCCACAATTACCTATAAATTTAATGAATGGACTCTGATGATCAAGCATATTATGATTCCAAGAACATTGGTTTCGAATTGACAAAGACGATTTGTGAATACGTTCATAATGGCATTAAGCCCCATTGTCTGACTTCTGACATGTAAAATGCATCAATGCAGCTATTGATTTCTGAACTAATACATAATAGCACCATCTAGTGATATAATCACTGATTTATTGCGAAGGACCAGATACTAATGTAATTAATGTCATAGCTACAGATAACATTAGATTATGATATGATATCATCCTTATGGATAGTGCCTGTTTTAGCCCTTAGCATTGGTTTATGCAAGCTATGGTTGGTGCTGTTGATGTTGGAGTCCAAGTAGAATATCCAATATATATATCTTACTACACTGAGATTATATCATATAAATGTGTTGTTTAATATGACTTTTATTTTAAGCTTATGCTAGATATGCCGGTAACCACTAGTAAATTCTTCTGTTTGGCTCTAAGAGATTTCTTAAAATATGCACTTTGATCATCAAGAAGTTTGTTTGTGGCTTGATATATCAAACATTTCAACTGTGCAAATTATTTACTGAAATAGTGACTTATCATTTGTgttacattttttttattattctccgtaactaatgattaatgttagtagtACAAGGAGAGGTAAAAGAAGACCTaagaagactttaatagaaactataaataaagatctaagtactctgaacttaactaaacatatagcATTTTATAAATCTGAAGACAACAAAAGATTCATATAGTCAACCCTAAATAATtgggacttacggttttgttgttgttattgttctcCGTAACTGTTTATCAAACTTTATCCTCGATCCTTGTGTCCATTATTATTTTGATAGCTCTATGATTTAGGATCTTATGTTCAAGTCCCTACTAATTTCAAGAAACCCTGATGTTATACTAGTAAACATGATTTGGTATGTCACAAGGCAATTATACAGTTGATATGGATAGATCAATGTATCATAGCTATTGCAAAGTCCATGACAATTGTTATGTAGGAACTGTCTAGGACATAAATTAAGGTAGTGGCTAACTAGCTTTTGGAGTGAACAAGGATCAAGCTTTGGAGGACTGGTTAAGATGAAGAGGCTGGACTGAAATGCACTGGTTTATCAGAGATAGGTAGATGTAGTACATAGATGTAGTACACAGAGGCAGATAACTGGTCGATGCTGATAGGGAACTTTGTCAAACCAGTAATAGTATGGTGCAAGTATTGTGGCACGCATATCCAGTCAGTGCACCATGGTACAGCATGCTAGTACAACTTTGTCTGATCCAACCAGTACATATTGGGCTGCACGGCCAGTACACAGTGAAATTACATAGAACAATTAAAGGTTCACTAGAGATAAAACAAAtagaaaagagagaagaagaagaaccaagaAAGAATGATTCCCCATCCAATCTCCAATAAGAAAACGATATGTTTGCCTACTTGGAGTAAGAAGGCCTGTGGACAGTTGATACCTAAATCCATTCCCTGTTATTATGCCACATGAGAGAGATATTTGAGAAGGAAAAGGTGCAATATGGAAGTGTGCAAACAGATATTTCACAAGTATGTATATGGGAAATTGGTTATTTTGAAAGGTCATTTTAATGCAAAACAGTAAATATTATACAATTAAACAGTAACATATTCTGGAAAACTGGAGAGAGAAAAGGGGGGGAATTTTTGACATATTCCAATATTTCAGATGCACAAAAGTGCACATATAGTTGCAATTTTAACATTAAAATAAAGTTCATATGTAGCTCAAAGTCAAACCTGCAAATGGCTAGCAACATTTTCTCTGGTCAAACCAGGAACATTCATTAATTCTAAGATTCTCTTCGGCACAGCCTCTGCAAAATCCAGCAAGATTTTTCAGTACTATTTGAAGTGCTgttttaaatatataaagaaaagcTTATGTATGGTTAACAATGCATCAAAATTTGTATTGACAACCATTTAACTTGACAGTTAGACTGTTGCTGTCAGAATAAACATACAAGAGTCATGAAAAGTTCATACTGTCGATTCCAAGTTGGTTCACAGCATTGACAAACTGCTGATGGAGTTCAACCGACCACACCACACGTGGTTTCTTTGACGAAGAAGGGTCCACATTGTCTAAatcaccatcatcatcttctttaGCATCTCTTTTCATTTTCCGATGTTTCCACGAACCATCAGTTCCATCATTCAGTGTGGAATCATATTCAGAATCATCGTTAACTTGTCTATTATGGTCAGCTTCCTCCACACTACCCGAATGTTCAATTTCTTTACTATCAAGCCACTTTCTTCTGACAACATGCTGCCATATGTTTTGTAGCTCTTCCATGCGTACAGGCTTAGATAAGAAATCACAGGCCCCATGACTTACTCCTTTCATGACAACATTGAATCTAGTATCACCAGACATCACTGAAAATTAatgcataaaataacataaatatccCTGGAATAGGTTAGTTGAATGTAGTAAATTTAGAAAAGAAATGTATTTACTGATGACAGGTAGATCCATTTCGAGACCAACTAATTCGAGCAGCTTGAACCCATCCATATCAGGCATATGAACATCGCTGATTATCATATCAAAAGCATCCTTGTTCTCCCTTAGAAGAGACAAAGCTCTTTTAGCCTCGAAACAAGTTGTAACTACAAGAGTAAAGAAGCCCATAGTCATTCTAAAGATTTGGAAACTACAAATGAGAGAAAACCAGGTTGACTATAATTTAATATGACATCCTTTTATTTGGCATACCTCTAGGTGTTAATATTAATCTTCGATGCAACCAAAAAAATAAGATACCACTTTGCAGAATTGTCCATATAGAAGTGATTTTTTCGAATGGAAAATGCATTTTTAGACTAAAAAGCACGACCACAAGAAAGATGTTATAGACGACATATTTTAAAATGACAATGCCACACATGGAATGTGTTGAGTCATATCACTTTGTTATCAAATTGGACTAGTATATTATATTACACAGTTTGCTACTTGCAAGCAGGTAAGGAACCAAAGGAAACAAGCAAGGAAACTCAACATAAGTTGTGAAAAATCATGGCTCGAGCAGTTCACTTGGGATTAAAACACATACGTATCGGCTCACTTTTGATTGTCAAAGAAAATGCACCAGTTTTTTCTTTATTATAATTGTTTAAGTTTTACTGTAACAACATGAGATAAACAGTTATGAGGATGCATGCATGCAGGGCAGGGAGTGAGAATCTGAGgttgcttttgacatcaaaaataTTGGAGTATTTTCTATCATTAATAAGGCACAAGTTGTGGCCAGGGAGAATTTAATTAAATGAACACAAATATGTTTGAGATAAATAGATGAGTAAAAACAGGATAACCGAGGTCTGCTCCCAAAGCTGTTTATGGTCTAGAAGAAAGGACAAGAGGTTGAAGGAAAAGTTGTGAACTTGATCCAGTGTGGAGAAATCTGTAATTTGTGACTTAACAGGGATACTGTAAAATGATATTAAAAGGGATTTTCCACCTTTGTTCACCAAGTTTCTGTGAAAGCAAAACCCTACCCTACTTTGACAGAATGGCACCTTGACCGCTCCAATTTCTCTGATGCATGCATGCAGGGCAGGGAGTGAGAATCTGAGgttgcttttgacatcaaaaaaaTTGGAGTATTTTCTATCATTAATAAGGCACAAGTTGTGGCCAGGGAGAATTTAATAAAATGAACACAAATATGTTTGAGATAAATAGATGAGTAAAAACAGGATAACCGAGGTCTGCTCCCAAAGCTGTTTATGGTCTAAAAGAAAGGACGAGAGGTTGAAGGAAAAGTTGTGAACTTGATCCAGTGTGGAGAAATCTGTAATTTGTGAATTAACAGGGATACTGTAAAATGATATTAAAAGGGATTTTCCACCTTTATTCATCAAGTTTCTGTGAAAGCAAAACCCTACCCTACTTTGACAGAATGGCACCTTGACCTCTCCAATTTCTCTGATGACCGAACCTCCATTTCACTCAAACGACAATGAAGACTAACTGCCAGAGAGAAAGACAGTCACACTGAAACACTAAGATCTTAAGTATATTATCTTTTGATGTATTCTCATGGCACACCTGTATCACCACAATGCATGATGGACCATGCTGACAGCACTTGCcatgttaaaaaaattaaatgttcCTATGGATTAGGAAGTGCTTGTGACAAGCTGAAGGCAAAACTGTAAACTGTGCAATTATTTTGGTTTGTCTTAAAAGTTCCAGAGCACCTTGTACTTTAGAGATCCAAAATTTCCTTCGAAGTTCTAGAAATTGGAATGCATAAACTCTCCAAATCATTCTGCGAGTATAAATTTCAGTAAGATGAGTCTGGCCCATAAAGTACAACTTCCTcttaagaaatcttaggagaaggCAACAAAAATTACATTATTAACATTAATCTTCATGTCTTCCCAACCTACAGATCAAAACCTAACCTTTTAGTTCCTGACAAACTAAATTTAAAAAGATTACCACAGCACCCACAATCATATTATCATCTGCTACCAGCAAGTAAAGATGAAAAACATTAAAAAGATCAAAATGTTTAAGGAACATAACATAATGCACTAAGGACAATCTCATAACTAATACCTGAGATTTCAATAATCATAAGGACCAACAAAACCCAGTACAAGTTTGAAAGGCGCATAAATTTCAGGCACACACAAGAATGCAAAGAAAATCTTACCATCATACTGGCAGTGAAGAAGCATGCGCTCCACCACCGCCAAGCAGGTCGAGTCGTCATCCACCAAGAGAACCTTCATCCCCACCGGAAACTTATCCGGCATCCTATTATTCTCCAACCTGGAGCTCGCGTAGCTGCTTCCCACGCTCATCTTCCGCACCGTCGATTCCCAAACCTTCGCACTCCCCCCAATCTACCCACCACTTCCCAGAGATTTTATCGAATCCCAC is from Musa acuminata AAA Group cultivar baxijiao chromosome BXJ3-8, Cavendish_Baxijiao_AAA, whole genome shotgun sequence and encodes:
- the LOC103995814 gene encoding two-component response regulator ORR21 yields the protein MSVGSSYASSRLENNRMPDKFPVGMKVLLVDDDSTCLAVVERMLLHCQYDVTTCFEAKRALSLLRENKDAFDMIISDVHMPDMDGFKLLELVGLEMDLPVIMMSGDTRFNVVMKGVSHGACDFLSKPVRMEELQNIWQHVVRRKWLDSKEIEHSGSVEEADHNRQVNDDSEYDSTLNDGTDGSWKHRKMKRDAKEDDDGDLDNVDPSSSKKPRVVWSVELHQQFVNAVNQLGIDKAVPKRILELMNVPGLTRENVASHLQKFRLYLKRLSGVAQHHTGLNNSLCGSSSNAKVGQLGRLDFQTLAVSGQIPPQTLAALQDELLGHPSHSFAMQTTNLPVPQQASVQGTNCVTFECGIAFGQPSLKGQAVSSLPVWSTNDPGAVGSASNLGRLNTRNNNMLVTMLQQPQPQTVISDSNRAIKMQPSCLVTPRKSSSNFQVQGNPMLLNQDFVVPSQSSTNYQGGNTVVPVIQDSVVVTSQSSTSLKTGNNHFITNHRSSIFPSQSLTGFSLGNDTGLLNQVSILPPSQTSNSFQAGTKSFHSNQNSMVVPSQLSSTLQTEKSIMPVTVNYNPLPTQSDIMPSSMGQVLDGGFENLAAVDGYSVPISMVPEALSSTSSSTSWQLHHPDVIIGRPNGSPCLVPNSCNVQATDTRLGKFPEKGQCRSLGFVGKGTCLPSRFAVDDIESPTNDLTNTSTYTGDDGYVLNQDIFGINGAFQSGHCASTSFK